In Falco naumanni isolate bFalNau1 chromosome 5, bFalNau1.pat, whole genome shotgun sequence, the following are encoded in one genomic region:
- the METAP2 gene encoding methionine aminopeptidase 2 produces the protein MAGVGPAGSAAAEAEKHLNGELLPEPEDKDGAEGGAVGLGADDGAKKKRKKKKKGKAGPAGQETDKEMEGALDDVAKQLDKQALEEKEKDDDDEDGEGEGDGATGKKKKKKKKKKGPKVQTDPPSIPICDLFPSNIFPKGEECEYPPTQDGRTAAWRTTNEEKKALDQASEEIWNDFREAAEAHRQVRKYVMSWIKPGMTMIEICEKLEDCSRKLIKENGLNAGLAFPTGCSLNNCAAHYTPNAGDPTVLQYDDICKIDFGTHISGRIIDCAFTVTFNPKYDRLLQAVKDATNTGIKCAGIDVRLCDVGEAIQEVMESYEVEIDGKTYQVKPIRNLNGHSIGPYRIHAGKTVPIVKGGEATRMEEGEVYAIETFGSTGKGVVHDDMECSHYMKNFDVGHVPIRLPRAKHLLNVINENFGTLAFCRRWLDRLGESKYLMALKNLCDLGIVDPYPPLCDIKGSYTAQFEHTILLRPTCKEVVSRGDDY, from the exons ATGGCGGGCGtggggccggcgggcagcgctgccgccGAGGCGGAGAAGCACCTCAACGGCGAGCTGCTGCCGGAGCCTGAGGACAAGGATGGCGCGGAGGGCGGCGCGGTGGGGCTCGGCGCCGATGATGGTGCCAAGAAGAAGcgcaagaagaagaagaagggcAAAGCGGGCCCCGCGG GACAAGAAACAGATAAAGAAATGGAAGGTGCTCTTGATGATGTAGCAAAACAGTTGGATAAACAAGCactggaggagaaagaaaaagatgatgatgatgaag ATGGAGAGGGTGAAGGAGATGGagcaacagggaaaaagaagaagaagaagaaaaagaagaaaggac CTAAGGTCCAGACAGATCCACCTTCTATTCCAATATGTGATCTATTTCCTAGCAACATATTCCCAAAGGGGGAAGAATGCGAATATCCACCAACACAAGATGG GCGAACTGCTGCTTGGAGAACAactaatgaagaaaagaaagcgCTAGACCAAGCCAGTGAGGAAATCTGGAATGATTTTCGGGAGGCTGCAGAGGCACACAGACAAGTGAGAAAATATGTTATGAGCTGGATAAAACCTGGAATGACAATGATAGAAATCTG TGAAAAACTAGAAGACTGCTCACGTAAGCTGATAAAGGAGAATGGTTTAAATGCAGGTCTTGCATTTCCTACTGGCTGCTCTCTGAATAACTGTGCTGCCCACTACACTCCCAATGCCGGAGATCCAACAGTGCTGCAATATGATGATATTTGCAAAATAGATTTTGGGACACATATTAGTG gTCGTATTATTGACTGTGCTTTTACAGTCACGTTCAATCCAAAATATGACAGACTATTACAAGCTGTAAAGGATGCCACAAATACTGGAATAAAG tgtgctGGAATAGATGTACGTCTCTGTGATGTGGGGGAGGCCATACAAGAAGTTATGGAGTCTTATGAGGTTGAAATTGATGGCAAAACATACCAAG tgAAACCAATTCGCAATTTGAATGGACATTCGATTGGGCCATATAGGATACATGCTGGGAAAACAGTGCCCATTGTGAAAGGAGGAGAAGCAACAAGAATGGAG GAAGGCGAAGTGTATGCTATAGAAACCTTCGGTAGCACGGGAAAAGGTGTTGTTCATGATGATATGGAATGTTCTCATTACATGAAGAACTTTGATGTTGGGCATGTGCCAATAAG gcTTCCAAGAGCAAAACACTTGCTAAACGTTATCAATGAAAACTTTGGTACTCTTGCCTTCTGCCGCAGATGGCTAGATCGCCTGGGAGAGAGTAAATACCTAATGGCGTTGAAGAACCTGTGCGACTTGGGTATAGTGGATCCGTATCCTCCCTTGTGCGACATTAAAGGCTCATACACGGCACAGTTTGAGCACACTATACTGTTGCGCCCAACGTGCAAGGAGGTTGTCAGCAGAGGAGATGACTACTAA